In the genome of Osmerus mordax isolate fOsmMor3 chromosome 10, fOsmMor3.pri, whole genome shotgun sequence, the window TATCCAGCATGTTAACTGGTGCCTGTGGATGTTAGCTACAAGCTAATGAAGAGTAACGTAGCCAGCATGCTAACGTTTTTTCCGGCCCTCCAGTGCTGGAGCTTAAGGGCAAAGCGGCTAACAGGCTAATGACGTGGGAGGCCATCCAGAAGGAGACGTTCCTGACCGCCCAGAGCAAGATCCAGCGAGGGACGGACTCTGAGAGACTCAAACGGATGTCAGCCAAGTCAGtagagccagctctctctctctctctctctcgatctctctctcccctgtctctctctctcgatcactCAGTAGAGCcagctctccttttctctcgctctctatctccccccctctctctctctctctcgatctgatGTTGAATCTAGTGTTGGAATCTTACAGCAGCGACAGGACTGAGATGGTGAAGGTGcctgtgtttgtttctctgtggCAGGGTGGATGGGATCATGAAGCAGATGGCGGAGACCAGAGGTTACGACCGCAGACTGAGATCTCTGGAGTGCGACGTGAGACTAAAATACCACATTCTCTTCATTgagcttaattttttttttatcacaagcGACATACAACTAGTGCATAAAAAAGTCCAGCAGATTTCAAACGTTAAGACGGTGAAAATACTTTTCTATCCTATATTGTCTGTCTTCAGTAGTCGTTCCCTGAGCTCAGTTAATGGGGATGTTGGTCTTGAGGGATCTAAGCTGGCTGCAAGCTGGCAGTCTGCATTTATTCagttcagaagaaaaaaaatcactcCCAAAGGAGATCCTCCCTACAGTTTTTCAGCTCTCAGGCACGTTTCGAAAGAGCATTGAACCTAGGGAGGGTGAAAAGTTGCTTGATCAATTTGCTTTAATTGCCAgcactgttcctgtgtgtgatttCTTCACAAACTGTGTCTCCCCCTTTTGGCCAGATGGAGTACTGCTCCAGTGCGCTCAGATGGATTGTGGAGGCTCTCTCGCAAAGCAGCTCTGTTAAAACCACCCAGCCCGCCCCGGAGCCGCGAGGTAACTCCTTTACATAGCACATGCTGTAACCTACTCattatttgtatatatatagtaCTCCATACTGTGCTTAGTAGTATGTACTGTACTTTGTAGTTTACATTGTATTCTGTGCACAGTAATTTACAGTCTGTATATAGTAATTTAGGATGCAGAGTAGTTTACATAGTAGCTGTGCAATTTCCCCTTAAGTACAACCCGATACTGCATCCTCaggtgctgttgtgtgtgtgtgtgtgtgtgggggggctccaGTTACACTCAGGTCCAGTCAGCCTGCTCCATAACACAGGTCAATGaactcatgttctctctctctctgtctctctctctctctctctctctctctctctctctctctctctctctctctctcatccccccaccAGAGgcattcccttcctcctcctcctccacctgatcCTTTGATTGTTTACAGCAGTCAGGGTTGAAAAGGAAGAGCacagcaatgctacagtacaaactctctttgtctctctttctgtatctctttctttatctctctcttatctctctctttgtgtctgtgcgtctctTGTGTTGAGTTGGTGTGGCCTCACCGGCTGTCATTCTTCCCATTGAGCGCCCGTCTGCCCCAGTTCTGCATTCCTGGTCTAGTCCAACGCAAGAAGCTTATCTGTATATCTTTGTATTGACAGTGAAGAATCACTTGTTTATGTTTTTggtttgtttattattttatggAATGATTTTATACAATTGTATGTTGCTGGGGTTTTAACAGGTTGTTTTAAtaagtaaatatatatatatatatatatatatatatatatatatatatatatatatatatatatatatatatatatatatatatatatatttaaaaacaaTAACACTTCAACTGAATTGTTACTTGCACTATTTGAAACTTTTTTGCTGTTTGTGTCATTAATCTTGGTAATCGGTGCCTGATTATTGAAATAGAGTCTAGATTGCTTTTCAAATCTGTATTTGTTTTTTATACACAACGTctacgaggggggggggggttactgtgtgtggggtgtgtcttAATGTCTGTCTACCTCGTTGATGCACGTCCATGATGAATAAACGTGATGCTAAAAACGTTAGTAAGTGTGTAATTCCTATTATACAAGTAGAAAGTGCAACTCTGCAAGCACAGAAGGGTAAAAGTCACCCTGTGATGGATGACCTTTAGGTAATGAGAGGActggaaaaagagggagggagagagggagggagggagagagaggcagagagggatgagCTAAAGAGAGACGTGTggaagaagggtggagaggataAGAATGGTGAGATGCTGtagcgtgagggagggagagggagggtgggggggagtggtgtgtgggcggggtgtgtgtggaggtgggaggggggtgtgtggaggtgggaggggggtgtgtggaggtggtaggggggtgtgtggaggtgggaggggtgtgtgtggaggtgggaggggtgtgtatggaggtgggaggggtgtgtgtgtaggtgggaggggtgtgtgtggaggtgggaggggtgtgtgtggaggtgggaggggtgtgtgtggaggtggtaggggtgtgtgtggaggtgggaggggtgtgtgtggaggtgggaggggtgtgtatggaggtgggaggggggtgtgtggaggtgggaggggggtgtgtggaggtgggaggggtgtgtgtggaggtgggcatGGATAGAGTGATCGAGTGACTGAGTAGAACATggatgaggagggagcagagaaggaGTCCCTGCAGAGAGTGTGAACTAAAGAGAAGGAGTCAGAAGGAGAACCAGGAGTCTCTGGGTGCAGGGTTTCAGGAACCCTGCAGAAGGTCACAGTGTACCAGGGCGACACACACTTTTAATAGATGGCCACACCACCTGTCAATCCCAGCAGTCACTTACCCTGGCTGGTCTCAGGCCACACCCTCCAGCAgagctgtgtgtacatgtgtcagGGCACATGctacatggagggagggagggagggagggagaaacacatGTTCTtgacttctctttctccctctctctcagtcactctctctcaatgtctctccctccccccctctctcttccctccccccctctccctggtccctcccccccctctccctggtccctctccctggtccctcccccccctctccctggttcCTGAACCTCCAGTTAAACAGTGTTTTGCTGGAATGTCAGCTGTCAACGTACCTACAGTAAGCAACTTTTCACATGCTCAGAATACCACCTCCTCTAATTCTCTCTGTTTCCACCTGTTCTGTTCATCAGTTATGACCCACCCACACCGCATCTACCCCCAccctatctccccccccaaCTCAATCTACCGCCCCCTCCTCATCTACCCCcccacctcatctctctctctaggtctctattagtctctccctctttctctctctccctctccctctctaggtctctctctctctctctctctctctctctctctctctctctctctctctctctctctcctgtctactGGGTTAAGGGGATCAGAGGCATTCTCCCTGACATGTGCCTCTGTCAGTcagccccagcacacacacacacacatgctctctaccacacatacacattatcTCTTCTCCGCACACACCCCTTTTCCCTGTGTCCTCTGTGCGACCACCACAAGGCTGGTCTACGGTTGTGTTTCTGCAGTCTCTTCttgcctccagcctccactGCCTGGCGGCACGACTTCTCACAGACTTGAGCTTCCAACCCCATATGGTCACACACTTCCTCTGGAGCGCTCAGCTTGGATTTAAAAGTGGTTTTAGCAAGCCAAAGGGCAGGACGCTCTGTGTGGATTAaggagttttgtttaaaacttttcttctctttctctgctcacCGAGTCTTACAAGATGGCTGCCTTGAACGGCTGGTTGTTGGGGCTGCTGCTCGTGCTCCTGTGCCCGTTCCAGAGCCCCCTCTCTGGGGCTGCGGGAGcccaggagctgggggaggccgtgggggaggaggtgaggatggaggacgCTGGGGAGGAGGCCCATCTGGAGGAAGCGGTCGCAGACGAagatggagaaggtggagaggaggtggcgggcggagaagatgatgatgatgttggtgaggaagaggagggtgaggaggaagaggtggaggccgcagaggaggaggaggaggaagaggtggaggccgcagaggaggaggaggaggaagaggtggaggccgcagaggaagaggaggaagaggtggaggccgcagaggaagaggaggaggaagaggaggaggaagaggtggaggccgcagaggaagaggaggaagtagACGTGGAGgccgcagaggaagaggaggaagaggaggaggaagaggaggaggtggaggccgcagaggaagaggaggaggaagaggtggaggccgcagaggaagaggaggaagaggaggaggccgcagaggaagaggaggaggaagaggtggaggccgcagaggaagaggaggaggaagaggtggaggccgcacaggaagaggaggaggaagaggtggaggccgcagaggaagaggaagaggaggaagtagAGATGGAGgccgcagaggaagaggaggaggaagaggtggaggccgcagaggaagaggaggagaaagaggtggaggccgcacaggaagaggaggaggaagatgtggaggccgcagaggaagaggaggaggaagaggtggaggccgCAGAGGAAGAgttggaggaagaggtggaggccgcagaggaagaggaggaagaggaggttgcaagcgaagaggaggaagaggaggttgcAAGCGAAGAGGAAGAGGCagttgaggaggaggaagaggatgctgCAGGTAAGGTCTACTGACAGCACAACAGCAACACTGCACTCTCTACATCCCAGCTCCATGTTTCCACGGCCGCACTCATGTATCACTGCTTGACTTACTGGTTGTGAACCGCATACAGAACGTAACATGACTTGAAGCGTTTATAGTACGCTTAAGTAAAATTGAAGAGCTTGTTACAGTTATTGTAAATGTTTGCTGCTGTCTGCAGACCCCTGACTTGGTGTGGGGTTGACAAGACAAGAGGAATGTTGCCCCACTTGAACAGTCTTTTAATAGCCTGCTATATCTGTGCAGTGGACATCAGCATCCCAACTACTCCAGGCTTCTGTTGgcttattgtgatctgagactATAAGAACTATATGGGCTCTTTAGTTAGTTAGTGTGAAAAGCAATATGTTCACCGACTTCTTTGTGAGGGTCTTAACACTCACAGGGTATGAATGCTACTGCTGTTGGCCTGTAACCAATCAACCACTCGAAATAGACTAATCACAACCATTAGCTACCGATATGGAAATGCCCCCTTCGCTCACCAGCTAGTGAGATTGCGTCTCGTAATTCCCTGGCTGTTATACAGATCTTGTCACGTATGTGTGATCATGATTGGCCCCTAGATAGGTGTGTCTTTCATGAACAGTAAGAAGGACACCAGCTTGAACTTGAGCAAGAATTTCTAGTAGGCTAAGTGATTTGTATAACAATGGGTTAGTGAATGGTTCATGTTCTAAGTTCTTAACTCGTCTCTAAAGAATTGTTTGTATGATTTCACCCCTCCTTTTAATGATCAGGAAACTAGTCAAACTCATTCGCGGCTGAAATTCCTTCTGGTTTAAAATCAGAAGTCGGAAACTCTGCTTTGTCATCTTTTGTTAGCATGTAGCATGTAGCGTCGTTACCATGAACAGAAACCCATCTCGTAAGCTGCGAACGACAGCTTCCTAATATGAACACCAGGACATCGTCCTGTTCCATGCTTAGCTTGCACAAGGCTGCATCCGTGACCAACATGTGACTGACATGTCCAGTCCTCTCGCCTGTCCTGGAACAGATACCAGAAACCAGGCGCCTGAGTTACCCGATCTGACATATGGCACTTTGGGGTCTTGTATAAGCTCGTATGTGGCCCAGTAATGAACACGGTTTCTATGGCTTGTCTTACCAGATGATGAGGGTGGTGATGACACGGAGGATGAGCTCCCGGAGCTGAGCGCTGATGTCGGAGGCCTGCCTCTCTTCCACACAGGCTCTGTGTGCAGCATCTGCTCTGTGTGCGAGGTACGAGGtccactccaccctccctccaccctccctccattcactcTACACATctgtatctctctatctatgctacatccctcctctatctctgctccacctcccctccatctattcattttgcctccatctctccatccagcctccatctctcctccacatcacctccacatCATCTTATTTCTTTTCTCCATACAGTCCTGTGTACCTGAGTGTCATACAGCATGTGCTTTTCTCTCCTCAGCATTGCAGCAGCTGTGACCAGTGCCCATGTGCAGAAGGAGACGAGGCTGAACACTGTGGACACtgccaggtgagggagggggagggttatgGTAAGGGTTCAGGTGAGGGTCAAGGTGAGGGTTCAGGTGAGGGTTAAGGGTTCAGGTAAGGGTTCAGGTGAGGGTTCAGGTGGGGgtcaaggtgagggggagggttcAGGTGAGGGTTAAGGGTTCAGGTAAGGGTTCAGGTGAGGgtcaaggtgagggggagggttcAGGTGAGGGTTAAGGGTTCAGGTAAGGGTTCAGGTAAGGGTTCAGGTGAGGGTTCAGGTGGGGGTCAAGGTGAGGGGGAGTGTTATGGTAAGGGTTCAGGTGAGGGTTAatgtctgtgttcagtattGCAAGACCTTTTTCAAGCAGTGTTTTTCCTTCTGTCTCAACAGGAATGTGCTTACTGCTATGTTTGCCCTGTAGTGTGCGACACCATTTGCAAACCAGGTATGCGTCTCTCACTGTGGGtagttaaaaaataataaagccAGCTTGTTTATCCTGACGTCTGTTGATGAGTCTGCGTTCTGGTTTCAGGTGGATTTGTGGACGCCCTGTCTGGAACCCTCTTTCAGTAAGAGCGCAGACTGTCGACAGAGCTGAATATTTTCTGATCTTGCTATCAAACACAAATCAAGCTCAAACTACTAAAAAGTCCCCAGTCAGacattttgtttctctctgtctccctgcaggacgatttcctccttcctctgagtctcctgggtcatgtgaccgcgAGGCCGCGTccagaaccaggaagtggagATGCTCTTAGCAGCCCTGATGTTTACGATTTTAAGTCCCCAATCCCTGTGGCCCTCTGAGTGTCATGACATCATAGCA includes:
- the LOC136950986 gene encoding sarcoplasmic reticulum histidine-rich calcium-binding protein; the protein is MAALNGWLLGLLLVLLCPFQSPLSGAAGAQELGEAVGEEVRMEDAGEEAHLEEAVADEDGEGGEEVAGGEDDDDVGEEEEGEEEEVEAAEEEEEEEVEAAEEEEEEEVEAAEEEEEEVEAAEEEEEEEEEEEVEAAEEEEEVDVEAAEEEEEEEEEEEEVEAAEEEEEEEVEAAEEEEEEEEAAEEEEEEEVEAAEEEEEEEVEAAQEEEEEEVEAAEEEEEEEVEMEAAEEEEEEEVEAAEEEEEKEVEAAQEEEEEDVEAAEEEEEEEVEAAEEELEEEVEAAEEEEEEEVASEEEEEEVASEEEEAVEEEEEDAADDEGGDDTEDELPELSADVGGLPLFHTGSVCSICSVCEHCSSCDQCPCAEGDEAEHCGHCQECAYCYVCPVVCDTICKPGGFVDALSGTLFQTISSFL